One stretch of Rathayibacter festucae DSM 15932 DNA includes these proteins:
- a CDS encoding glycosyltransferase family 4 protein, with protein MRVAVVTESFLPSLNGVTTSVLRVLDEFAARGIEALVVCPAAGAPGHYAGHRVVEHPAIAYRDFPVGIPTLALTRELAAFEPDVVHVASPFLLGARAIASANRLGVPSVAIYQTDVPRFAARYGIRGARALAWRVIRQIHAGADLTLAPSTSALDDLAAAGIERTALWGRGVQSDRFHPRMRSSPYAAEVRAPVAPGDALVGYIGRLSPEKRVERLASLSSLPGADLVVGGYGPSSSRVAAALGSSARMLGRLDGERLPAVFAALDVFVHTGTEETFGQTVQEAQASGTAVVAPHAGGPTDLIEHGVDGLLYAPESDSDLRRQVERLLDDPGLRSRLGEAGRRRVLHRTWSALTDELLAHYATVGAPVSMARGS; from the coding sequence GTGAGAGTCGCGGTCGTCACGGAGAGCTTCCTCCCGTCGTTGAACGGTGTCACCACGAGCGTCCTCCGGGTCCTCGACGAGTTCGCGGCGCGCGGGATCGAGGCCCTCGTCGTCTGTCCTGCCGCGGGCGCGCCGGGGCACTACGCCGGCCACCGCGTCGTGGAGCACCCGGCGATCGCCTACCGCGACTTCCCCGTCGGCATCCCGACGCTGGCGCTCACCCGCGAGCTGGCCGCCTTCGAACCCGATGTCGTGCACGTCGCCTCGCCCTTCCTTCTGGGGGCGCGGGCCATCGCCTCGGCGAACCGGCTCGGGGTGCCCAGCGTCGCGATCTACCAGACCGACGTCCCGCGCTTCGCCGCCCGCTACGGGATCCGCGGTGCCCGGGCCCTGGCCTGGCGGGTGATCCGCCAGATCCACGCGGGCGCCGACCTGACGCTCGCCCCCTCGACCAGCGCGCTCGACGACCTCGCCGCGGCCGGCATCGAGCGCACCGCGCTCTGGGGGCGCGGCGTGCAGAGCGACCGCTTCCACCCGCGGATGCGCTCCTCCCCCTACGCCGCCGAGGTGCGGGCGCCGGTCGCCCCCGGCGACGCGCTCGTCGGCTACATCGGCCGCCTCTCCCCCGAGAAGCGCGTCGAGCGCCTGGCCTCCCTCTCCTCTCTTCCGGGCGCGGACCTGGTCGTCGGCGGCTACGGCCCCTCCTCCTCCCGTGTCGCGGCGGCGCTCGGCTCCTCGGCGCGGATGCTCGGACGGCTCGACGGGGAGCGACTGCCCGCGGTCTTCGCGGCCCTGGACGTCTTCGTGCACACCGGCACCGAGGAGACCTTCGGCCAGACCGTGCAGGAGGCGCAGGCCTCGGGCACGGCGGTCGTCGCCCCGCACGCCGGCGGCCCGACCGATCTGATCGAGCACGGCGTGGACGGGCTGCTCTACGCGCCGGAGAGCGACTCCGATCTGCGTCGGCAGGTCGAGCGGCTGCTGGACGATCCGGGGCTCCGCTCGAGGCTCGGCGAGGCGGGCCGGCGCCGCGTGCTGCACCGCACCTGGAGCGCGCTCACGGACGAGCTCCTCGCGCACTACGCGACGGTCGGCGCACCCGTGTCGATGGCCCGCGGCAGCTAA
- a CDS encoding DUF559 domain-containing protein, whose amino-acid sequence MQYGVHHIGYLHAVGVDATAAVRSGALRRIRRGWYASPHASAEELRAAEACGSLSCISLLAEAGAFRPPDTRLHLAITSSSRPRPRELGDDVVTHWSRRARPAEYRSIRTTRIEALTQVFLCQPLELAVAVADSCLRLRLVGADALAQALAALPRRFAVVAELVDARSESGTESVTRVRLHLLGIRSDIQVEIDGVGRVDLVIDGWLLLEIDGRAWHDDPHAFQRDRDRDRAAAERGYTTLRFTYADVMHHWPRTRDSILAVRARGPLR is encoded by the coding sequence ATGCAGTACGGAGTGCACCACATCGGCTACCTTCACGCGGTCGGCGTCGACGCCACGGCCGCCGTGCGATCGGGGGCGCTGCGCCGCATCAGACGCGGCTGGTACGCGTCGCCGCACGCGTCGGCGGAGGAGCTGCGCGCGGCGGAGGCCTGCGGGTCGCTGTCCTGCATCTCGCTGCTGGCGGAGGCGGGCGCCTTCCGTCCGCCCGACACCCGACTCCACCTCGCCATCACCTCCAGCTCGCGCCCTCGTCCGCGAGAACTCGGCGACGACGTGGTCACGCACTGGAGTCGCCGTGCACGGCCGGCGGAGTACCGCTCCATCCGGACGACGCGCATCGAGGCGCTGACCCAGGTCTTCCTCTGCCAGCCTCTCGAGCTCGCCGTCGCCGTCGCCGATTCGTGCCTGCGCCTGCGTCTCGTCGGGGCCGATGCTCTCGCCCAAGCGCTGGCGGCGCTGCCCCGTCGCTTCGCCGTCGTCGCGGAGCTGGTCGACGCCCGTTCGGAGTCCGGGACGGAGTCCGTCACTCGGGTCCGCCTGCATCTGCTCGGCATCAGGTCCGACATCCAGGTCGAGATCGACGGCGTCGGCAGGGTCGACCTGGTGATCGACGGGTGGCTGCTCCTCGAGATCGACGGTCGCGCCTGGCACGACGACCCCCACGCCTTCCAGCGAGACCGGGATCGCGACCGCGCGGCAGCCGAGCGCGGGTACACGACGCTCCGCTTCACCTACGCGGACGTGATGCATCACTGGCCGCGCACCCGCGACAGCATCCTCGCGGTCCGCGCGCGCGGCCCGCTCCGCTGA
- the sdhA gene encoding succinate dehydrogenase flavoprotein subunit — MVIVGAGGAGMRAAIEAGPKAKTAVISKLYPTRSHTGAAQGGMAAALANVEEDSWEWHTFDTVKGGDYLVDQDAAEILAKEAIDAVIDLENMGLPFNRTEDGKIDQRRFGGHTRDHGKAPVRRACYAADRTGHMILQTLFQNCVRLGINFFNEFYVLDLVMTEVDGVNKPSGVVAYELATGELHVFQAKAIIFATGGFGKIYKTTSNAHTLTGDGVGIIWRKGLPLEDMEFFQFHPTGLAGLGILLTEGARGEGAILRNASGERFMERYAPTIKDLAPRDIVARCMVQEVAEGRGAGPHKDYVLLDCTHLGAEVLETKLPDITEFARTYLGVDPVVEPVPVMPTAHYAMGGIPTNVKAEVLSDNTTVVPGLYAAGECACVSVHGSNRLGTNSLLDINVFGKRSGNNAADYSQTVDFTPLPENPAGAIRDMLASLRGATGTERIASIRKELQDEMDKNAQVFRTDESLEQVTGTIQRLRDRFRNISVQDKGKRFNTDLLEAVELGFLLDLAEVVVYSARNRKESRGGHMRDDFPKRDDENYMQHTMAYLSGDAHSSDAGDHIRLDWKPVVITRYQPMERKY, encoded by the coding sequence GTGGTGATCGTGGGAGCCGGCGGAGCGGGCATGCGCGCCGCGATCGAGGCCGGGCCCAAGGCGAAGACCGCCGTCATCTCCAAGCTCTACCCGACGCGCTCGCACACCGGTGCGGCGCAGGGCGGCATGGCCGCCGCCCTCGCGAACGTCGAGGAGGACAGCTGGGAGTGGCACACATTCGACACCGTCAAGGGCGGCGACTACCTCGTCGACCAGGACGCGGCGGAGATCCTCGCGAAGGAGGCCATCGACGCGGTCATCGACCTCGAGAACATGGGCCTCCCGTTCAACCGCACCGAGGACGGCAAGATCGACCAGCGCCGGTTCGGCGGGCACACCCGAGACCACGGCAAGGCGCCCGTGCGCCGCGCCTGCTACGCGGCGGACCGCACCGGCCACATGATCCTGCAGACGCTGTTCCAGAACTGCGTCCGCCTGGGCATCAACTTCTTCAACGAGTTCTACGTCCTCGACCTCGTGATGACCGAGGTCGACGGCGTGAACAAGCCGTCGGGCGTCGTCGCCTACGAGCTGGCGACCGGCGAGCTGCACGTCTTCCAGGCGAAGGCGATCATCTTCGCCACCGGCGGCTTTGGCAAGATCTACAAGACGACGTCGAACGCGCACACCCTCACGGGCGACGGCGTCGGCATCATCTGGCGCAAGGGCCTCCCCCTCGAGGACATGGAGTTCTTCCAGTTCCACCCGACCGGCCTCGCCGGGCTCGGCATCCTCCTCACCGAGGGAGCGCGAGGAGAGGGTGCGATCCTCCGCAACGCCTCGGGCGAGCGCTTCATGGAGCGCTACGCCCCCACCATCAAGGACCTCGCGCCGCGCGACATCGTCGCCCGCTGCATGGTCCAGGAGGTGGCGGAGGGCCGCGGCGCCGGCCCGCACAAGGACTACGTGCTGCTGGACTGCACCCACCTCGGCGCCGAGGTGCTCGAGACGAAGCTCCCGGACATCACCGAGTTCGCCCGCACCTACCTGGGCGTCGACCCGGTCGTCGAGCCGGTGCCGGTCATGCCGACCGCGCACTACGCGATGGGCGGCATCCCGACGAACGTCAAGGCGGAGGTCCTCTCGGACAACACCACCGTCGTCCCCGGCCTCTACGCCGCCGGCGAGTGCGCCTGCGTCTCCGTGCACGGCTCGAACCGCCTCGGCACCAACTCGCTGCTCGACATCAACGTCTTCGGCAAGCGCAGCGGCAACAACGCCGCCGACTACTCGCAGACCGTCGACTTCACTCCCCTGCCCGAGAACCCCGCCGGCGCGATCCGCGACATGCTCGCCTCGCTCCGCGGCGCCACCGGCACCGAGCGGATCGCCTCGATCCGCAAGGAGCTGCAGGACGAGATGGACAAGAACGCCCAGGTGTTCCGCACCGACGAGTCGCTCGAGCAGGTCACCGGCACCATCCAGCGCCTGCGCGACCGGTTCCGCAACATCTCGGTGCAGGACAAGGGCAAGCGCTTCAACACCGATCTCCTGGAGGCGGTCGAGCTCGGCTTCCTCCTCGACCTCGCCGAGGTCGTCGTCTACTCCGCTCGGAACCGCAAGGAGAGCCGCGGCGGCCACATGCGCGACGACTTCCCCAAGCGCGACGACGAGAACTACATGCAGCACACGATGGCGTACCTCTCCGGTGACGCCCACTCCTCCGACGCGGGCGACCACATCCGCCTCGACTGGAAGCCCGTCGTGATCACCCGGTACCAGCCGATGGAGAGGAAGTACTAG
- a CDS encoding DeoR/GlpR family DNA-binding transcription regulator: MYAPERHQAILDRARTDGRVEVRDLAQSLAVTPETIRRDLTSLEKRGLLRRAHGGAIPVERLGIEPEVAAREGHLAAEKDRIATAALAEVPDGGSIAIDAGTTTVRLAELLPLDRRLTVVTHSLPVAVALVGRPNIDLHLLGGHLRGVTQAAVGPWVAQVIPTVSVDVAFIGTNGISRERGLTTPDLDEAVVKSALIAAARRVVVLADHSKFGRQDFGHVAPLSAIDTVITDRGVDDELADDIESAGPEVVRA, translated from the coding sequence ATGTACGCACCGGAGCGGCACCAGGCGATCCTGGACCGCGCCCGCACCGACGGGCGGGTCGAGGTCCGCGACCTCGCGCAGTCCCTCGCGGTCACGCCCGAGACGATCCGGCGGGACCTCACCAGCTTGGAGAAGCGCGGCCTGCTGCGCCGGGCTCACGGCGGGGCCATCCCCGTCGAGCGCCTGGGCATCGAGCCCGAGGTCGCCGCCCGCGAGGGCCACCTCGCCGCGGAGAAGGACCGCATCGCCACCGCCGCGCTGGCCGAGGTCCCCGACGGCGGCTCGATCGCCATCGACGCCGGGACCACCACGGTCCGCCTCGCGGAGCTGCTCCCCCTGGACCGCCGGCTGACGGTCGTCACCCATTCCCTCCCTGTCGCGGTGGCGCTCGTCGGCCGGCCCAACATCGACCTGCACCTGCTCGGCGGGCACCTGCGCGGCGTCACGCAGGCCGCCGTCGGGCCGTGGGTCGCCCAGGTGATCCCCACCGTCTCGGTGGACGTCGCCTTCATCGGCACGAACGGCATCAGCCGGGAGCGGGGGCTCACCACCCCCGACCTCGACGAGGCCGTCGTCAAGTCCGCGCTCATCGCCGCCGCGCGCCGGGTCGTCGTCCTCGCCGACCACTCCAAGTTCGGCCGCCAGGACTTCGGGCACGTCGCCCCGCTGTCCGCGATCGACACCGTCATCACCGATCGAGGAGTCGACGACGAGCTCGCCGACGACATCGAATCGGCCGGCCCGGAGGTCGTCCGCGCATGA
- a CDS encoding mannose-1-phosphate guanylyltransferase — protein sequence MTSPETDGRAPLDRFYSVIPAGGIGSRLWPLSRADAPKFLHDLTGSGQTLLRDTWDRLAPISGADRIMVVTGRAHRAAVEQQLESLEDLNVVLESEPRDSSAAIGLAAAILERREPGVIIGSFAADHVISGQHLFHDAVAEAVVAADAGFIATIGITPTEPAVGFGYIRTGDHLGIEGAAHTLAVDSFVEKPDADTARTYVQSGQYLWNAGMFIARADRLLEELGRSKPKLLAGLLELAEAWDTPERGAVVDRIWPGLEKIAIDYSVAEPAAAEGKLAVVPGHFSWDDVGDFASIAKLHASGLRSDLAILGEDARVLADSATGIVVSGGNRTIALIGVKDIVVVDTPDALLVTTTENAQKVKGVVDALRLSGRTDVL from the coding sequence ATGACATCACCTGAGACCGATGGCCGCGCCCCGCTCGACCGCTTCTACAGCGTGATCCCGGCAGGCGGGATCGGCTCGAGGCTGTGGCCGCTCTCCCGGGCCGACGCCCCGAAGTTCCTGCACGACCTCACCGGCTCGGGCCAGACCCTGCTCCGCGACACCTGGGACCGCCTCGCCCCGATCTCGGGTGCCGACCGGATCATGGTCGTCACCGGCCGTGCGCACCGCGCCGCGGTGGAGCAGCAGCTCGAGAGCCTCGAGGACCTCAACGTCGTCCTCGAGAGCGAGCCGCGCGACTCCTCCGCCGCGATCGGCCTCGCCGCCGCGATCCTCGAGCGCCGCGAGCCCGGCGTGATCATCGGCTCGTTCGCGGCCGACCACGTGATCAGCGGTCAGCACCTCTTCCACGACGCGGTGGCCGAGGCGGTCGTCGCCGCCGACGCCGGCTTCATCGCGACGATCGGTATCACGCCGACCGAGCCGGCGGTGGGCTTCGGCTACATCCGCACCGGCGACCACCTCGGCATCGAGGGCGCCGCGCACACGCTCGCCGTCGACTCCTTCGTCGAGAAGCCCGACGCCGACACCGCCCGCACCTACGTGCAGAGCGGTCAGTACCTCTGGAACGCCGGCATGTTCATCGCCCGCGCCGACCGCCTGCTCGAGGAGCTCGGTCGCTCGAAGCCGAAGCTGCTCGCCGGCCTGCTCGAGCTCGCGGAGGCGTGGGACACCCCGGAGCGCGGCGCGGTCGTCGACCGCATCTGGCCGGGCCTGGAGAAGATCGCGATCGACTACTCGGTCGCCGAGCCGGCCGCCGCGGAGGGCAAGCTCGCCGTCGTCCCCGGCCACTTCTCCTGGGACGACGTCGGCGACTTCGCGTCGATCGCGAAGCTGCACGCGAGCGGCCTGCGCTCCGACCTGGCGATCCTCGGCGAGGACGCCCGCGTCCTGGCCGACTCCGCCACCGGCATCGTGGTCAGCGGCGGCAATCGCACCATCGCGCTGATCGGCGTGAAGGACATCGTCGTCGTCGACACCCCCGACGCCCTCCTCGTCACCACCACGGAGAACGCCCAGAAGGTGAAGGGCGTCGTCGACGCCCTCCGCCTCTCGGGCCGCACCGACGTCCTGTAG
- a CDS encoding YihY/virulence factor BrkB family protein: protein MTEAATEAPRGIPALFERIMRTRPVRVMLHYSESGGPLFASGLAFQALFAIFAALFVFFAVFGFVLRDNAALRDSLLQLLTSSVPGLIGDRNALVSIDTLLDSTILGWTGVIAAAGLLWTALNFLGSLRQAVRILFSLPGPTVLFVLLKLKDAGLALVFGAVLIVSAALSVFSTSFVDVAFDVLGIGSDSTLGRVTGTVVGLLIMLALDTATLAGSFRILSGIPIPWKNLWVGALMGGIALGALKVLGTQLLGGASRNPLLASFAVLIGLLIWFNLVCQVILIVASWISVGMSDAGISARKRTPDEIEREREEQLRLARRTLAEAERERLRAALPDASLLKRRRLEKQLSRLEDELADAAA from the coding sequence ATGACGGAGGCGGCGACCGAGGCACCGCGCGGCATCCCGGCGCTGTTCGAGCGGATCATGCGGACGAGGCCGGTGCGGGTGATGCTGCACTACTCCGAGAGCGGCGGGCCGCTGTTCGCGTCGGGGCTCGCCTTCCAGGCGCTGTTCGCGATCTTCGCGGCGCTGTTCGTGTTCTTCGCTGTCTTCGGCTTCGTCCTGCGCGACAACGCGGCGCTGCGCGACTCGCTGCTGCAGCTGCTCACCAGCTCGGTGCCCGGGCTGATCGGCGACAGGAACGCGCTGGTGTCCATCGACACGCTGCTCGACTCCACGATCCTCGGCTGGACCGGAGTGATCGCCGCGGCGGGTCTGCTCTGGACGGCGCTCAACTTCCTCGGCAGCCTCCGGCAGGCGGTGCGGATCCTGTTCTCCCTGCCCGGTCCGACCGTCCTGTTCGTCCTGCTCAAGCTCAAGGACGCGGGGCTCGCGCTCGTCTTCGGCGCCGTGCTGATCGTCTCGGCGGCGCTCTCGGTCTTCTCGACCTCGTTCGTCGACGTCGCGTTCGACGTCCTCGGGATCGGCAGCGACTCGACCCTCGGCCGGGTCACCGGCACCGTCGTCGGCCTGCTGATCATGCTCGCGCTCGACACCGCGACGCTCGCCGGCTCGTTCCGGATCCTCAGCGGCATCCCGATCCCGTGGAAGAACCTCTGGGTCGGCGCGCTGATGGGCGGGATCGCGCTCGGCGCACTCAAGGTCCTCGGAACCCAGCTCCTCGGCGGCGCCTCGCGCAACCCGCTGCTCGCCTCCTTCGCCGTACTGATCGGTCTGCTGATCTGGTTCAACCTGGTCTGCCAGGTGATCCTGATCGTCGCCTCCTGGATCTCGGTGGGCATGAGCGACGCCGGCATCTCGGCGCGCAAGCGCACGCCGGACGAGATCGAGCGCGAGCGCGAGGAGCAGCTGCGCCTCGCCCGCCGCACCCTCGCCGAGGCGGAGCGCGAGCGCCTCCGCGCCGCCCTGCCGGACGCCTCACTGCTCAAGCGCCGGCGCCTGGAGAAGCAGCTCTCGCGCCTCGAGGACGAGCTGGCCGACGCGGCCGCCTGA
- a CDS encoding succinate dehydrogenase iron-sulfur subunit, translated as MSSATLEQPPAAPAAPEAFTVTFIIRRFDPEQDTEPRWQDFDVEMFSTDRVLDALHRIKWDQDGSLTFRRSCAHGICGSDAMRINGRNRLACKTLIKDLDISQPIYIEAIKGLPLEKDLVVDMEPFFASYREVQPFLIANTPPTKGKERVQSVADRARFDDTTKCILCAACTSSCPVFWTDGQYFGPAAIVNAHRFIFDSRDDAGGARLDILNDKEGVWRCRTTFNCTEACPRGIQITQAIAEVKQAVIRGRA; from the coding sequence GTGTCGTCCGCCACTCTCGAGCAGCCCCCCGCCGCCCCCGCGGCCCCGGAGGCGTTCACCGTCACGTTCATCATCCGCCGCTTCGACCCGGAGCAGGACACCGAGCCGCGCTGGCAGGACTTCGACGTCGAGATGTTCTCGACCGACCGCGTCCTCGACGCGCTGCACCGGATCAAGTGGGACCAGGACGGGTCGCTGACGTTCCGTCGCTCCTGCGCGCACGGCATCTGCGGCTCCGACGCGATGCGGATCAACGGCCGCAACCGCCTGGCCTGCAAGACGCTGATCAAGGACCTCGACATCTCGCAGCCGATCTACATCGAGGCGATCAAGGGCCTGCCCCTCGAGAAGGACCTCGTCGTGGACATGGAGCCGTTCTTCGCCTCCTACCGCGAGGTGCAGCCGTTCCTGATCGCGAACACCCCGCCGACCAAGGGCAAGGAGCGCGTGCAGTCGGTCGCCGACCGCGCCCGCTTCGACGACACCACCAAGTGCATCCTCTGCGCCGCGTGCACGTCGTCCTGCCCCGTGTTCTGGACGGACGGGCAGTACTTCGGCCCCGCCGCGATCGTGAACGCGCACCGCTTCATCTTCGACTCGCGCGACGACGCGGGCGGAGCCCGACTGGACATTCTCAACGACAAGGAGGGCGTCTGGCGCTGCCGCACGACCTTCAACTGCACCGAGGCCTGCCCCCGCGGCATCCAGATCACCCAGGCGATCGCCGAGGTGAAGCAGGCCGTCATCCGCGGCCGCGCCTGA
- a CDS encoding PTS sugar transporter subunit IIA encodes MTALTEASTVIVDLTAATKDDATAQLAKTLADAGRVTDLDGFLADVRDRESQMATGMPGGIGIPHARSSHVVSPSVAVGIAKSGVDFGAPDGPADLIFLIAAPDGADQAHLKILAQLARKLIHESFTGSLRAASSGQEVADIIAREVVVS; translated from the coding sequence ATGACTGCTCTCACCGAGGCGTCGACGGTCATCGTCGACCTCACCGCCGCCACGAAGGACGACGCCACCGCGCAGCTCGCGAAGACGCTCGCCGACGCCGGCCGCGTCACCGACCTCGACGGCTTCCTCGCCGACGTCCGCGACCGCGAGTCGCAGATGGCCACCGGCATGCCCGGCGGCATCGGGATCCCCCACGCCCGCTCCTCGCACGTCGTCTCGCCCAGCGTCGCCGTCGGCATCGCCAAGTCCGGCGTCGACTTCGGCGCCCCGGACGGCCCCGCGGACCTGATCTTCCTCATCGCCGCCCCCGACGGCGCCGACCAGGCCCACCTCAAGATCCTCGCCCAGCTCGCCCGCAAGCTGATCCACGAGTCCTTCACCGGATCCCTCCGCGCCGCGTCCAGCGGCCAGGAAGTCGCGGACATCATCGCCCGAGAGGTCGTCGTCTCGTGA
- a CDS encoding succinate dehydrogenase hydrophobic membrane anchor subunit, whose product MSTVAAPRTPHVPTRSSGTNWEKWGWIYMRASGVVLIVLIFGHLIFNLLLGDGIKAIDFGFVGGKLANPFWQWWDVAMLWLALIHGGNGMRTLVNDYATSPLLARVFKGGIVVSVVALIALGTYVVFGFNPCPTGGDPSLLPSFCAA is encoded by the coding sequence TTGAGCACCGTCGCCGCACCGCGGACTCCGCACGTCCCGACCCGCTCCTCCGGCACCAACTGGGAGAAGTGGGGCTGGATCTACATGCGCGCCTCCGGCGTCGTGCTGATCGTCCTGATCTTCGGGCACCTGATCTTCAACCTGCTGCTCGGCGACGGCATCAAGGCCATCGACTTCGGCTTCGTCGGCGGCAAGCTCGCCAACCCGTTCTGGCAGTGGTGGGACGTCGCGATGCTCTGGCTCGCGCTCATCCACGGCGGCAACGGCATGCGCACGCTCGTGAACGACTATGCGACCTCGCCGCTGCTGGCCCGCGTCTTCAAGGGCGGCATCGTCGTCTCGGTCGTCGCGCTGATCGCGCTCGGCACCTACGTCGTCTTCGGCTTCAACCCCTGCCCCACCGGCGGGGACCCGAGCCTGCTGCCCTCCTTCTGCGCCGCCTAA
- the sdhC gene encoding succinate dehydrogenase, cytochrome b556 subunit: MSVSAAQTLAPRKQGKIRRPAGTLYRGREGMWSWVLHRITGVAIFFFLLVHVLDTALIVVSPEAYNAVIAQYKNPIMGLGETGLVAAIAFHAMNGLRIILVDFWSWATRNQRLLFWVVIGLWVVLMLGFAPRHLINVFSEGGAH, encoded by the coding sequence GTGTCAGTTTCAGCTGCTCAAACCCTCGCACCCCGGAAGCAGGGGAAGATCCGCCGTCCGGCCGGAACCCTCTACCGCGGTCGCGAAGGCATGTGGTCGTGGGTGCTGCACCGGATCACCGGTGTCGCCATCTTCTTCTTCCTCCTCGTGCACGTCCTCGACACGGCCCTCATCGTCGTGAGCCCCGAGGCGTACAACGCGGTCATCGCCCAGTACAAGAACCCGATCATGGGCCTCGGCGAGACCGGCCTCGTGGCCGCGATCGCGTTCCACGCCATGAACGGCCTGCGCATCATCCTCGTCGACTTCTGGAGCTGGGCCACCCGGAACCAGCGCCTGCTCTTCTGGGTCGTCATCGGCCTGTGGGTCGTGCTGATGCTCGGCTTCGCGCCCCGCCACCTCATCAACGTCTTCAGCGAGGGAGGTGCCCATTGA
- a CDS encoding 1-phosphofructokinase family hexose kinase, with the protein MIVTVTANPSIDVTLSTSGFAVGEVNRAHGVRRDPAGKGVNVARALARNGVEATAIYPADASTGLDLRTMLEAAGVASASAPIAQPIRTNITVVDDATGRTTKINEPGPAVTPEEAKALSDLICDHVVSAPRWLVACGSVPPGLGDDFYPALGRLATHFGVPLAVDTSGAPLTAIIAAGTATLVKPNLEELEELLGRSLATVGDVVDGARTLLRLPDARALVSLGEHGALLVTADSSWWAGAPPVVPLSTVGAGDSTLAGYLSATDASEADRLRTAVAWGTAAVTLPGSEAPGPDSLRLDDVSVVENPDPTLPIGELSA; encoded by the coding sequence ATGATCGTCACCGTCACCGCCAACCCCAGCATCGACGTCACCCTGTCGACGAGCGGCTTCGCCGTCGGCGAGGTCAACCGCGCCCACGGCGTGCGCCGCGACCCGGCCGGCAAGGGCGTCAACGTCGCCAGGGCCCTCGCCCGCAACGGCGTCGAGGCCACGGCGATCTACCCGGCCGACGCCTCCACGGGCCTGGACCTGCGCACCATGCTCGAGGCGGCCGGAGTCGCCTCGGCGAGTGCGCCCATCGCGCAGCCGATCCGCACCAACATCACCGTCGTCGACGACGCGACCGGGCGCACCACCAAGATCAACGAGCCCGGCCCGGCCGTCACGCCCGAGGAGGCGAAGGCGCTCTCGGACCTGATCTGCGACCACGTCGTCTCCGCCCCGCGCTGGCTCGTCGCCTGCGGCAGCGTCCCGCCCGGACTCGGCGACGACTTCTACCCGGCGCTCGGCCGCCTCGCCACCCACTTCGGCGTCCCCCTCGCCGTCGACACCTCCGGAGCACCGCTGACCGCGATCATCGCGGCCGGCACCGCGACGCTGGTGAAGCCCAACCTCGAGGAGCTCGAGGAGCTCCTCGGCCGCTCCCTCGCGACCGTCGGCGACGTCGTCGACGGAGCCCGCACACTCCTCCGCCTCCCGGACGCGCGAGCGCTCGTGAGCCTCGGAGAGCACGGCGCCCTCCTCGTCACGGCGGACTCGTCGTGGTGGGCGGGCGCACCCCCCGTCGTGCCCCTCAGCACCGTCGGCGCCGGCGACAGCACCCTCGCGGGCTACCTGTCGGCGACCGACGCCTCGGAGGCGGACCGTCTGCGGACGGCCGTCGCCTGGGGCACCGCCGCCGTCACCCTCCCGGGCAGTGAAGCCCCGGGTCCCGACTCCCTCCGCCTCGACGACGTCTCCGTCGTCGAGAACCCCGACCCCACCCTCCCGATTGGAGAACTGAGCGCATGA